The Oncorhynchus nerka isolate Pitt River linkage group LG13, Oner_Uvic_2.0, whole genome shotgun sequence sequence TTTCCCCAGTTATAACAACTAACGTTATAGTTTTACCAAACATTGTTTTTGGATATTATTGGAAACTCAGTGATCCAACCAGATATAGCTAGGTAACAAGCAAACAAGTTCCTTAAATTTAACTTTTAGCTATCCCCAACAATTTAAATTATGGGGATGGCTAACTACTAGCCACCATAATGTCAATGAGGTAGTAGCCCGCACTACAGCCACAAGTTCCTTCAGCTGTGTAAAGACATTGGTCAGGGTTAGCTTCTAACTAGCTAGCAGCAGGatgagctagctaacgttagcattacGCTACAGATTGAATGAAACTGGCTACATAGCCTACACAACAAACGCCATTCATGgcaataaaatacatttacaactttactttaaaaaatatatatatatttacttttTGTACCATTACATGTTTCCTCAAATTTGAAGCAGAGTTTTTGTAGGCAGCCACCTCCACCATCTTTACATTCCATTGTtacactgtctcctcctctctgcttgaAGCGGAAGTGTTCTTTGAGATGCGGCCAGGCATTTCCTTCCTCGTGGTCTTCAGAAGACCCGGCCACTGGCTCTGTCTCTAGTGTCTCCTGAACCTTCTCAATCTGGTTAGGCTCCATTAATTTTTTCAAGTTGATTAGGAAACCTTTTTTTTCCCGTTGCATTTAGTTAactattttttttactttttaaaaATCCTGCTACGGATCATCATTTGGTTTGCATACACGCCGTTTTGGCGCGGGGAATCAAACCCTGAATtcaaaggctggttgaagccgtttattggagacgatacacacacagacatactgcCTGTATTGTAAGGCTGATTTCTACACCAAActttgatgtaaaaaaaaaacatgacaacTCAAAAACATACTCAAAAGGCAAAGCCTGATAACAGTTCCACCCAAAACAAGCTGCCATTTATGGTTAAAAACAATTACTCTGCAAAAAAGGCTGAGGCCACCAAGGCATTAGCTATCGCTGAACACTGTTCCATGCTGGCATGTGATCACATTGGAGAAGCATGTAGAGCTGCTTTCTCAGACTCCACTGCTGCTACCCACTTCAAAATGCACAGGACAACCTGCACATGTGGGATTCtgtgttttacattatagccattgcCATATATATATGATTAAATGTTATCGGATGTTGGCTGTGAGGTATCTGCATTTGTGCACTTGAGCAGCATCATGAGATTAAACAACTGCTTGCTACATCtacttgcctgtttgtgtgtgtgacaagaactgagtaacatggtgtgacctgcatgttgcaaaactgtagataacagcccagcagatgctttgtccttgtgtttgtatgtgagaATATTGAGCACATGGTGTGACTTGCTGTATCTTACAAAGTTGCAAGTCTAAACCACGCTcagcctctactgtgataggccaacagacgggttggaactatGTCCATCACAGATTAAGAACACTGTTTACATACATCCTGTCAgttccctgttctgccctgcgtggtattacagtgagcccgtatatacgaaagttgcatttgccatttattacttagctaataaaaaatacatagtatacaatcggtgactcattgtcatatttttcctgataccagatttgaaTTTACGCAACTCTAACACACAGAAATTATTAATGGTGTTCTAGCACCAACATACTTTCTGAAAAAAGTTGGTCACAGATGTGAGTGACCAGCGTTTCAGCCGCCTCTGAGTCCATGGGATGTAAGTGTTTCTAAGTACCTGGGGGTTGTGAGAAGGTACTTTAGTGACACCAAGCAGACAATTGTATCAACATTTCTGGGGCTTGTTgagttggagggaggagatgccAAATCTATAGCCCGTGCTGTTGTCTTTCCTGGAAGTGTTGTCTTAAAAAAAGAGAAACTCCTGGGGATAGGGACTGACAATGCCTCTGTTATGACAGGGTTAACAATGGGGTCCATAAAGTGATGGAAGAGGAGTATGGCCTCAAATATCTGATTCTTATTCGCTGTGTGTGCCACTCTCTGCAGCTTGCTCATTTGTAATTCTAAATGTTATCGGATGTTGGCTGTGTGAGGTATCTGCATTTGTGCACTTGAGCAGCATCATGAGAGTAAACAACTGCTTGCTACATCtacttgcctgtttgtgtgtgtgacaagaactgagtaacatggtgtgacctgcatgttgcaaaactgtagataacagcccagcagatgctttgtccttgtgtttgtatgtgagaATATTGAGCACATGGTGTGACTTGCTGTATCTTACAAAGTTGCAAGTCTAAACCACGCTcagcctctactgtgataggccaacagacgggttggaactatGTCCATCACAGATTAAGAACACTGTTTACATACatcctgtcagttctctgttctgccctgcgtggtattacagtgagcccgtatatacgaaagttgcatttgccatttattactttagctaataaaaaatacatagtgtacaatcggtgactcattgtcatatttttcctgataccagattcgaatttacgCAACTCTAACATGCATAAATTATTAATGGTGTTCTAGCACCAACATACTTTCTGAAAAAAAGTTGGTCGCAGATGTGTGTGACCAGCGTTTCAGCCTCCTCCTCGATGACTCCACGGATGTAAGTGTTTCTAAGTACCTGGGGGTTGTGAGAAGGTACTTTAGTGACACCAAGCAGACAATTGTATCAACATTTCTGGGGCTTGTTgagttggagggaggagatgccAAATCTATAACCCGTGCTGTTGTCTTTCCTGGAAGTGTTGTCTTAAAAAAAGAGAAACTCCTGGGGATAGGGACTGACAATGCCTCTGTTATGACAGGGTTAACAATGGGGTCCATAAAGTGATGGAAGATGACTATGTAATACACAGAAAAGCTACTAATTACAGGAACATGAGTAGTTGTAATTCGTTACTTCCACCCCTGGTTATATTAAACACAGAGGAAGGAGTAAAATGTaggcaagcaataaacatttcagaacaactactaGTCGAATACGACATGGGAGAGATGCCGAATTTTTGCAAAGATATTTATTTATAGACAAATACACCTTAAAACAAATAGCTAAACCAAAAACTGCAGACATTACTAGTGCCTACCCTGCGATCAAACTGCCATTAAAAAAAATGAAACGAAGCCGAACGTGATCATTGACAGCTGCCTTGAAGGAACACAGAGCAGAAATCTTTAACTAGCAGTTGCAGAATTGAAGAGTGAGTGTGTGCACGTTCACGAGAAGGGGAAGGGAGATTTTCTGTCGGCTCGGGCGCAAAGTAGACTCATGACGAAATAACAAGACGTCATCGTCATGTGCGACCATTTATTATGTTGGAAACAACGGCTGGCCATATTGGAGCCTGTTTCTGGGTCATATTATAGCTCAAAGTAAGAGGCGTCCGTCTCGTAAAAATACCTACAAACGTGCAGCGGCAGTAGTAGTTGCTGTTATTATTTTGGAAATAAGATTAAAATAGTTGGGAGTCATGTTGGCCCAATTGGTGTACCAGGAATTTCTCTCAAAAACAAAACCATGGTTTATATGGTTATACACATCATTGCGGTCGAATTCGCAACAGGTTCGCGTCCGTCTTCTCCCCAATCCTCGCTGTTTCTTCGACGAACCGGTGCACGTCAAGGTAGATGGACTGTCTCCGCACCAGAAAGTGGAATTGAGGTCCAAACTCAGGGACGATAAAGGGATCATCTTCAAAGCTTCCGCTTTGTACTCCGCAGATTCTACAGGACAGGTAGacctgtgtctctccccctctctgggtggAAGTTATACAGGAGTTGAACCCATGGGCTTGTTTTGGGCAATGACGCCCGAGACTCCACACCGCAAACTATTGAAAAAGAATGTGTTGAGTTCAATGATGGTTGATATAGACGCGCTGCACGAGGACACAGGTGAGATCTTGGCAACAGAGACTATCGAGAGGCAGTTCATGACGGAAGGGCTGAGGAGGATACCGTTGGGCATGAACAATGGGAGAATTCGGGGGACCCTCTTTCTACCACCAGGTTAGTTGTGTAGGCTTGGCTTATCCGTTAATTTGATGAATAGTAAAAAATGTCTATATATATTTCCATTGTCGTTGTCCCCTGTTTCGTCATGCCTTTCTGAAGTGTATGTAGTTTCACATTTCTCTCCTATCACATCGTTCTCTTGTCTGTCATCTATCGTTTATCTTGCACATATGCTTGAAAGTGTTCTTAACAACGCGTCGTGAAATCTCCTCAGAAAAACAGGCCTTTGTATTAGGCTATACAACTTTGCATCATAGACTCATAAAAcagaatgtgtatgtgtttgaagGAAACCGTTACAGAACAGCCATGAGATTATATGTCGCTATCTCTCCGCAAGGaagcggcaggtagccaagtgggccagtaaccgaaaggtcactggttgcccttgaacaaggcagtaaacccCCTAACAACTTCTCCCCATGACGTTGATGTCGATTAAAAACATCCCCTGGGCCTCTGATTCAAAGGGGCTGGGCTAAATGCgtttcagttgtgcaactgacaaCAACGGTTGCCCAACAACCTTTTCCTATTGCCCCATCCTCAGGGCCAGGTCCATTTCCTGGTGTCCTGGATATGTATGTTCTGGGTGGAGGTGTATCTGAGGTCCGGGCCAGTCTGCTGGCTAACAAAGGCTTTGTGGTTCTGGCGCTGGGCTACTCTGGCTTCCAGGACCTGCCCAAAACCTTACCCAAATACTTTGACCTGGAATACTTTGAAGAGGCCATCACATTCCTGAGGAGACAGCCACAGGTTAGTTGCGGAAGAAGAGCAAGGCCCTGTATTCATGAAACATCTCAtagtaagagtgctgatctaggatttaCGCTCCTCGTGTCTATAGAATGTCAAGCACTCTTACTATGAGATGCATCGTGAATATGGGCCATTTCTTCCATCCATGAGAGGTAAATGCCACCTTGAGGTTCCTTTCACTGGACTTCAATATTTTGTTAACTGTGTAACTGCTGCCACCTAGTGGCTGTTTCTCTACACATCATATCAACTAAACAGTCACACTCATAACaatgacaacataacaacaatgcTTTTTATGTGTTCAGTTTAACCATCCTATTTATTGGTTTGTCAAAACCGGGTTACTTTGATTGTCTGTAATGATTTTTAGTCTCTTGGCAAACCATTGTCTTTTTCTCTAGGTCCAGGGTCCAGAAATAGGAATCCTGTCCATCTCTAAGAGTGGCGACCTGGCTCTATCAATGGCCTCTTTTCTCTCTGGCATCTCAGCCACAGTCTGGATCAACGGCTGCAATGCTAATGTCATGACGCCACTGCACTACAAAGACCTCGTCATCCCTCCCCTCTTGCCTATCCTAGAGAACATCACCCTCACACCGTCCGGCCTTCTCGATGTCCGAGACACCGTACCAGATCAGATAACAGAAAGGACCCGCGGTTCCGTGATCCCGATAGAACGATCCGGTTCTAGGTTCCTTTTTGTTGTCTCCGAGGACGACAGGAACTGGAACAGCTGTCTCTTTGCCCAGAAGGCCGCCGCCCAGCTGAGGCATCATGGGAAAGATAACTTTGAGGTGGTGAGGTACCCCAGGGCGGGTCATTTCCTGGAGGTGCCCTACATGCCCCACAGCCCGTCTGGCTTCCACTCTGGGGTGGGTAAAGTGGTGGTGTTTGGGGGGGAAGCTAAAGCCCACCATGAGGCTCAGCTGGACCTGTGGAGGAGGGTCCCGGAGTTCTTCAGGACACATCTTAAGCACAACAGCAACACTGTCCAGAAAGCCAGGCTGTAACACTAAGAGAATGGCTGCTTTCCTGGTTGACTACTTTGCAGACTCCTGCCAGATCTCAATGTGTGGATAGGTGTTTAACATATCAGCCTACCACATCATATGATATCTGATGTCTTACAGTGCAGTCAATGAAGTGGCACATAACCATTGCTTAATGCAATGCAATGCCTGCAATGTAGTCAGCCTGGAACGCAACTAAATGATCCAATTGGAGACAAGTATCATGAATAAGCCTGTGAGTGTGCTGCTGTACTTTATTTAACTGGATTCTGTTAACAATAACtttgatatattatatacagtaccaatcatctgtttgtacacacctactactcattccagggtttttctttatttgtactattttctacattgtcgaataatagtgaagacgacatcaaaactatgaaataacacatatggaatcatgtagtaaccaaatcaaaatatatttgcctttgccttgatgacagctttgcatgctctttgcattctctcagccagcttcctgaggtagttacctggaatgcatttcaattaacaggtgtgccttgttaaaagttcatttgtggaatttctttccttaataccaatcagttgtgttgtgacaaggtaggggtggtatatagaagatagccctatttggtaaaataccaagtctatattatggcaagaacagctcaaataagcaaagagaaattacactccatcattactttcaagaaccatcaagtgctatggtgaaactgtctctcatgaggactgccacaggaaaggaagcctctgctgcagatgataaggtcattagagttaactgcacctcagaaattgcagcccaaataataattgcagcccaaataaatgcttcacagagttcaagtaacagacacatttcaaaaTCAACTTTTCAGagtagactgtgtgaatcaggccttcattgtcgaattgctgcaaagaaaccactactaaaggacagaagaagagcaatggacattagactgttgaaaatctatcctttggtctgatgagtccaaatttgagatttttggttccaactgctgggtctttgtaagacgcagagtaggtggacggatgatctccgcatgtgtagttcccaccgtgaagcatggaggtgtgatggtgtgtgagggtgctttgctggtgacactgatttatttagaattcaaggcatacttaaccagcatggctaccacagcattctgcagcgatacgccatcctatctggtttgtgcttagtgggactatatttgtttttcaacaggacaatgacccaacacacctccaggctgggtaggggctatttgaccaaaaaggagagtgatggagtgctgcatccgatgacctggcctccacaatcacccgacctcaacccaatgagTCAGgctgcagagtaaaggaaaagcagccagcaagtgctcagcgtatgtgggaactctttcaagactgttggaaaagcattccaggtgatgctggttgagagaatgcctagagtgtgcaaagctgtcatcaaggctaagggtggctatttgaagaatctcaaatataccatttattttgatttgtttaacacttttttttgggatactacatgattccgtaagtgttatttcatagttttgatgtcttcactattattctacaatgtagaaaatagtaaaaatgaagaaaaacccttgaatgattaggtgttctaaaacctttgactggCAGTGTATatccagtggtgattttagcatgtaactcttggtggggcaaaaaaaaaaagtgggatgcatgccagcaaagccacaacactaaacaatacattaattgcactgtaacggtgacaaacggtggccccacaaactgttagggccaacagcagtcccagcaccttaccactgctacacctggctatcagcatagccatgtctggcagtgaaacagttcattcagcctcatttactgccttaaaaAACAAACCaacagctgatatggctgacttgcttaaataaatgtggtttctactgacaattgagatgtacaaactatggcataaggggatgcAGTTAAACTGAGTTTaactgtatttggctaaggtgtaagtaaaatacttattttccaccataaatttgcaaataaattcattaaaaatcctacaatgtggttttctggatttttcccccctcatttgtctgtcatggttga is a genomic window containing:
- the LOC115120017 gene encoding acyl-coenzyme A thioesterase 1-like isoform X1 gives rise to the protein MLAQLVYQEFLSKTKPWFIWLYTSLRSNSQQVRVRLLPNPRCFFDEPVHVKVDGLSPHQKVELRSKLRDDKGIIFKASALYSADSTGQVDLCLSPSLGGSYTGVEPMGLFWAMTPETPHRKLLKKNVLSSMMVDIDALHEDTGEILATETIERQFMTEGLRRIPLGMNNGRIRGTLFLPPGPGPFPGVLDMYVLGGGVSEVRASLLANKGFVVLALGYSGFQDLPKTLPKYFDLEYFEEAITFLRRQPQVQGPEIGILSISKSGDLALSMASFLSGISATVWINGCNANVMTPLHYKDLVIPPLLPILENITLTPSGLLDVRDTVPDQITERTRGSVIPIERSGSRFLFVVSEDDRNWNSCLFAQKAAAQLRHHGKDNFEVVRYPRAGHFLEVPYMPHSPSGFHSGVGKVVVFGGEAKAHHEAQLDLWRRVPEFFRTHLKHNSNTVQKARL
- the LOC115120017 gene encoding acyl-coenzyme A thioesterase 1-like isoform X2 yields the protein MLAQLVYQEFLSKTKPWFIWLYTSLRSNSQQVRVRLLPNPRCFFDEPVHVKVDGLSPHQKVELRSKLRDDKGIIFKASALYSADSTGQVDLCLSPSLGGSYTGVEPMGLFWAMTPETPHRKLLKKNVLSSMMVDIDALHEDTGEILATETIERQFMTEGLRRIPLGMNNGRIRGTLFLPPGPGPFPGVLDMYVLGGGVSEVRASLLANKGFVVLALGYSGFQDLPKTLPKYFDLEYFEEAITFLRRQPQVQGPEIGILSISKSGDLALSMASFLSGISATVWINGCNANVMTPLHYKDLVIPPLLPILENITLTPSGLLDVRDTVPDQITERTRGSVIPIERSGSRFLFVVSEDDRNWNSCLFAQKAAAQLRHHGKDNFEVVRYPRAGHFLEVPYMPHSPSGFHSGDNDPTHLQAG